In Pongo pygmaeus isolate AG05252 chromosome 13, NHGRI_mPonPyg2-v2.0_pri, whole genome shotgun sequence, one genomic interval encodes:
- the LOC129044567 gene encoding olfactory receptor 2S2 translates to MEKANETSPVMGFILLGLSAHPELEKTFFVLILLMYLVILLGNGVLILVTILDSRLHTPMYFFLGNLSFLDICFTTSSVPLVLDSFLTPQETVSFSACAVQMALSFAMAGTECLLLSMMAFGRYVAICNPLRYSVITSKAAYVPMAVGSWAIGGAASVVHTSLASQLPFCGDNVINHFTCEILAVLKLACADISINVISMEVTNVIFLGVPVLFISFSYVFIITTILRIPSAEGRKKAFSTCSAHFTVVIVFYGTLFFMYGKPKSKDSMGADKEDLSDKLIPLFYGVVTLMLNPIIYSLRNKDVKAAVRSLLRPKAFTQ, encoded by the coding sequence ATGGAAAAAGCCAATGAGACCTCCCCTGTGATGGGGTTCATTCTCCTGGGGCTCTCTGCCCACCCAGAGCTGGAAAAGACATTCTTCGTGCTCATCCTGCTGATGTATCTGGTGATCCTGCTGGGCAATGGGGTCCTCATCCTGGTGACCATCCTTGACTCCCGCCTGCACACGCCCATGTACTTCTTCCTAGGGAACCTCTCCTTCCTGGACATCTGCTTCACTACCTCCTCAGTCCCACTGGTCCTGGACAGCTTTTTGACTCCCCAGGAAACCGTCTCCTTCTCAGCCTGTGCTGTGCAGATGGCACTCTCCTTTGCCATGGCAGGAACGGAGTGCTTGCTCCTGAGCATGATGGCGTTTGGTCGCTATGTGGCCATCTGCAACCCCCTTCGGTACTCCGTGATCACGAGCAAGGCTGCCTACGTGCCCATGGCTGTCGGCTCCTGGGCTATTGGTGGTGCTGCTTCCGTGGTACACACATCCTTGGCAAGTCAGCTGCCCTTCTGTGGGGACAACGTCATCAACCACTTCACCTGTGAGATTCTGGCTGTTCTAAAGTTGGCCTGTGCTGACATTTCCATCAATGTGATCAGCATGGAGGTGACGAATGTGATCTTCCTAGGAGTCCCAGTTCTGTTCATCTCTTTCTCCTATGtcttcatcatcaccaccatcctgaGGATCCCCTCAGCTGAGGGGAGGAAAAAGGCCTTCTCCACCTGCTCTGCCCACTTCACTGTGGTGATTGTCTTCTACGGGACCTTATTCTTCATGTATGGGAAGCCCAAGTCTAAGGACTCCATGGGAGCAGACAAAGAGGATCTTTCGGACAAACTCATCCCCCTTTTCTATGGGGTGGTGACCCTCATGCTCAACCCCATCATCTATAGCCTGAGGAACAAGGATGTGAAGGCCGCTGTGAGGAGCCTGCTGAGACCAAAAGCCTTCACTCAGTGA